Proteins encoded within one genomic window of Panicum virgatum strain AP13 chromosome 1N, P.virgatum_v5, whole genome shotgun sequence:
- the LOC120656063 gene encoding mitogen-activated protein kinase kinase kinase 3-like isoform X1 — MPFWWPGRRSSRPSSKRKDGHSASACCSPRHSVDAVSPTAYAPAGASPSDQWEWAWARGLVTPAPRRGDGAASTSPCGGGAGSGPGRAAAGRGLPLPRPVYRSAPQLLAPSSHAIDAPSAAAARGGSPVSSGSSSESDEAADNRNHRYTNSTIHPGARTMPLDEHKCTMEDKHLVSRSAPREHHKFFDVPVTNGRKVHLNNLEASTSGVSSHSRSFHKDTRRARTRSLSPRKHAFASSYASPGDHGCSPRSTFKRMDDLKGKSQPLPRPPAPISTCPIPSSLTASTQSQSEWKRGKLLGSGTFGQVYLGFNSESGKFCAIKEVQVILDDSKSKERLRQLNQEVDILRQLSHQNIVQYYGSELTDDALSIYLEYVSGGSIHKLLRDYGPFKEPVIRNYTRQILSGLAYLHGRKTVHRDIKGANILVGPNGEVKLADFGMAKHIISYAEIHSFRGSPYWMAPEVIMNKNGYSLEVDIWSLGCTVIEMGTGRHPWHPHEDVPAMFKIVNTKDIPEIPEGFSKEGKDFLSLCLKRDPSQRPSATQLLGHPFVQDHQAVRVTKCNITQLRNGLSLPAEAYHKKSIKEPSLKRSIAPLQGIGGLRARGFTGVSSAYPSPNKTSSSRIDVRANMSLPVSPCSSPLRRVKQSNWSCVASPSHPAFSSGSAAYNPVSYMQNQMRGSDPVPDPWRDIGQRPQSPYGSPKRF; from the exons ATGCCCTTCTGGTGGCCGGGGAGGAGGTCCTCCAGGCCGAGCTCCAAGCGCAAGGACGGCCACTCCGCCTCGGCTTGCTGCTCGCCGCGCCACTCCGTCGACGCCGTCTCCCCTACCGCCTACGCGCCCGCCGGCGCGTCGCCGTCGGACCAGTGGGAGTGGGCCTGGGCGCGCGGCCTCGTCaccccggcgccgcggcggggcgacggcgccgcctctACCTCgccatgcggcggcggcgccggctcggGGCCGGGCagagcggccgccggccggggctTGCCGCTCCCCCGGCCCGTGTACCGTTCCGCGCCGCAGCTGCTGGCGCCCTCCTCCCACGCGATTGATGCgccttccgcggcggcggcgcgcgggggctcGCCGGTGTCGAGCGGGAGCTCGTCGGAGTCAGACGAGGCGGCGGACAACCGAAATCACAG GTATACAAATTCAACTATCCATCCTGGAGCAAGAACCATGCCACTTGATGAACATAAGTGCACGATGGAAGATAAACACCTTGTTTCACGTAGTGCTCCACGTGAGCACCATAAATTTTTTGATGTGCCTGTCACCAATGGCAGAAAAGTGCATTTGAATAACCTTGAAGCTTCAACGAGTGGGGTCTCATCGCATAGTAGAAGTTTTCATAAGGATACACGTCGTGCGAGAACAAGGAGTCTTTCCCCAAGAAAGCATGCTTTTGCTTCCAGTTATGCAAGTCCAGGAGATCATGGGTGTAGTCCAAGGTCAACATTTAAGAGGATGGATGATCTGAAGGGCAAGTCTCAACCCTTGCCTCGTCCACCAGCACCTATTAGTACCTGCCCCATTCCTTCATCTCTCACTGCTTCCACTCAATCCCAGTCAGAGTGGAAAAGGGGGAAGCTGCTAGGTAGTGGCACATTTGGTCAGGTTTACCTTGGATTCAACAG TGAAAGTGGGAAGTTTTGCGCAATAAAGGAGGTACAAGTTATTTTGGATGATTCAAAGTCAAAAGAACGGCTCAGACAACTGAATCAG GAAGTAGATATTCTTAGACAACTCTCACACCAAAACATTGTGCAATACTACGGAAGTGAACTG ACTGATGATGCACTCTCCATCTATCTTGAATATGTTTCTGGAGGTTCGATCCATAAATTACTTAGAGATTATGGTCCTTTTAAAGAACCTGTGATTCGTAACTATACTCGGCAGATTCTTTCTGGACTTGCCTACTTGCATGGTAGGAAAACTGTGCACAG AGACATAAAAGGAGCAAACATACTTGTTGGCCCAAATGGAGAAGTCAAACTTGCTGATTTTGGAATGGCTAAACAT ATAATATCTTATGCTGAAATACACTCGTTTAGAGGAAGCCCATACTGGATGGCTCCTGAG GTCATAATGAATAAAAATGGGTACAGTCTTGAAGTTGATATCTGGAGCCTTGGGTGCACAGTTATTGAAATGGGAACTGGGAGGCATCCTTGGCATCCACATGAAGAT GTACCTGCAATGTTTAAGATAGTTAACACTAAAGATATACCAGAAATTCCAGAGGGTTTCTCTAAAGAAGGGAAAGATTTCCTGAGTTTGTGCTTGAAGCGTGATCCTTCACAGCGCCCCTCTGCAACTCAGTTGCTGGGTCACCCTTTTGTTCAAGACCATCAAGCAGTAAGAGTGACCAAATGCAATATTACTCAGTTGAGAAATGGGCTATCTTTACCTGCAGAGGCATATCATAAAAAG TCCATCAAAGAACCTTCATTGAAGAGAAGCATTGCTCCTTTGCAAGGCATTGGAGGATTAAGAGCGCGAGGCTTCACAGGGGTTTCATCAGCATATCCTTCGCCCAACAAGACCTCCAG CAGCCGTATTGATGTGAGAGCTAACATGTCTCTCCCAGTGTCACCATGCTCAAGCCCGTTACGACGGGTGAAGCAATCAAACTGGAGCTGCGTTGCTTCCCCATCGCACCCCGCATTCTCCTCAGGATCTGCAGCCTACAACCCAGTCAGTTACATGCAGAACCAGATGAGAGGAAGCGACCCAGTTCCAGATCCTTGGCGCGACATCGGCCAGAGACCACAAAGCCCATACGGCTCCCCAAAGAGATTCTGA
- the LOC120656063 gene encoding mitogen-activated protein kinase kinase kinase 3-like isoform X2, with amino-acid sequence MPFWWPGRRSSRPSSKRKDGHSASACCSPRHSVDAVSPTAYAPAGASPSDQWEWAWARGLVTPAPRRGDGAASTSPCGGGAGSGPGRAAAGRGLPLPRPVYRSAPQLLAPSSHAIDAPSAAAARGGSPVSSGSSSESDEAADNRNHRYTNSTIHPGARTMPLDEHKCTMEDKHLVSRSAPREHHKFFDVPVTNGRKVHLNNLEASTSGVSSHSRSFHKDTRRARTRSLSPRKHAFASSYASPGDHGCSPRSTFKRMDDLKGKSQPLPRPPAPISTCPIPSSLTASTQSQSEWKRGKLLGSGTFGQVYLGFNSESGKFCAIKEVQVILDDSKSKERLRQLNQEVDILRQLSHQNIVQYYGSELTDDALSIYLEYVSGGSIHKLLRDYGPFKEPVIRNYTRQILSGLAYLHGRKTVHRDIKGANILVGPNGEVKLADFGMAKHIISYAEIHSFRGSPYWMAPEVIMNKNGYSLEVDIWSLGCTVIEMGTGRHPWHPHEDVPAMFKIVNTKDIPEIPEGFSKEGKDFLSLCLKRDPSQRPSATQLLGHPFVQDHQAVRVTKCNITQLRNGLSLPAEAYHKKSIKEPSLKRSIAPLQGIGGLRARGFTGVSSAYPSPNKTSSRIDVRANMSLPVSPCSSPLRRVKQSNWSCVASPSHPAFSSGSAAYNPVSYMQNQMRGSDPVPDPWRDIGQRPQSPYGSPKRF; translated from the exons ATGCCCTTCTGGTGGCCGGGGAGGAGGTCCTCCAGGCCGAGCTCCAAGCGCAAGGACGGCCACTCCGCCTCGGCTTGCTGCTCGCCGCGCCACTCCGTCGACGCCGTCTCCCCTACCGCCTACGCGCCCGCCGGCGCGTCGCCGTCGGACCAGTGGGAGTGGGCCTGGGCGCGCGGCCTCGTCaccccggcgccgcggcggggcgacggcgccgcctctACCTCgccatgcggcggcggcgccggctcggGGCCGGGCagagcggccgccggccggggctTGCCGCTCCCCCGGCCCGTGTACCGTTCCGCGCCGCAGCTGCTGGCGCCCTCCTCCCACGCGATTGATGCgccttccgcggcggcggcgcgcgggggctcGCCGGTGTCGAGCGGGAGCTCGTCGGAGTCAGACGAGGCGGCGGACAACCGAAATCACAG GTATACAAATTCAACTATCCATCCTGGAGCAAGAACCATGCCACTTGATGAACATAAGTGCACGATGGAAGATAAACACCTTGTTTCACGTAGTGCTCCACGTGAGCACCATAAATTTTTTGATGTGCCTGTCACCAATGGCAGAAAAGTGCATTTGAATAACCTTGAAGCTTCAACGAGTGGGGTCTCATCGCATAGTAGAAGTTTTCATAAGGATACACGTCGTGCGAGAACAAGGAGTCTTTCCCCAAGAAAGCATGCTTTTGCTTCCAGTTATGCAAGTCCAGGAGATCATGGGTGTAGTCCAAGGTCAACATTTAAGAGGATGGATGATCTGAAGGGCAAGTCTCAACCCTTGCCTCGTCCACCAGCACCTATTAGTACCTGCCCCATTCCTTCATCTCTCACTGCTTCCACTCAATCCCAGTCAGAGTGGAAAAGGGGGAAGCTGCTAGGTAGTGGCACATTTGGTCAGGTTTACCTTGGATTCAACAG TGAAAGTGGGAAGTTTTGCGCAATAAAGGAGGTACAAGTTATTTTGGATGATTCAAAGTCAAAAGAACGGCTCAGACAACTGAATCAG GAAGTAGATATTCTTAGACAACTCTCACACCAAAACATTGTGCAATACTACGGAAGTGAACTG ACTGATGATGCACTCTCCATCTATCTTGAATATGTTTCTGGAGGTTCGATCCATAAATTACTTAGAGATTATGGTCCTTTTAAAGAACCTGTGATTCGTAACTATACTCGGCAGATTCTTTCTGGACTTGCCTACTTGCATGGTAGGAAAACTGTGCACAG AGACATAAAAGGAGCAAACATACTTGTTGGCCCAAATGGAGAAGTCAAACTTGCTGATTTTGGAATGGCTAAACAT ATAATATCTTATGCTGAAATACACTCGTTTAGAGGAAGCCCATACTGGATGGCTCCTGAG GTCATAATGAATAAAAATGGGTACAGTCTTGAAGTTGATATCTGGAGCCTTGGGTGCACAGTTATTGAAATGGGAACTGGGAGGCATCCTTGGCATCCACATGAAGAT GTACCTGCAATGTTTAAGATAGTTAACACTAAAGATATACCAGAAATTCCAGAGGGTTTCTCTAAAGAAGGGAAAGATTTCCTGAGTTTGTGCTTGAAGCGTGATCCTTCACAGCGCCCCTCTGCAACTCAGTTGCTGGGTCACCCTTTTGTTCAAGACCATCAAGCAGTAAGAGTGACCAAATGCAATATTACTCAGTTGAGAAATGGGCTATCTTTACCTGCAGAGGCATATCATAAAAAG TCCATCAAAGAACCTTCATTGAAGAGAAGCATTGCTCCTTTGCAAGGCATTGGAGGATTAAGAGCGCGAGGCTTCACAGGGGTTTCATCAGCATATCCTTCGCCCAACAAGACCTCCAG CCGTATTGATGTGAGAGCTAACATGTCTCTCCCAGTGTCACCATGCTCAAGCCCGTTACGACGGGTGAAGCAATCAAACTGGAGCTGCGTTGCTTCCCCATCGCACCCCGCATTCTCCTCAGGATCTGCAGCCTACAACCCAGTCAGTTACATGCAGAACCAGATGAGAGGAAGCGACCCAGTTCCAGATCCTTGGCGCGACATCGGCCAGAGACCACAAAGCCCATACGGCTCCCCAAAGAGATTCTGA
- the LOC120656064 gene encoding UDP-glucuronate:xylan alpha-glucuronosyltransferase 1-like, producing MRGFACAHAEKRHRLDRTFLSKKDCIGSYYAKDAKYKPFSALLPEGSGGKMLYVKLVLVLLMCGSFMGLLHSPSIHLPADEQRHTQSEGPKASWMSHPDAPNSGYESSLKIEWSQIETAVKQVAPAEDGGAPRVALLNFDGGEVDEWRARLPHTAASTVRLDPVGSNVTWAHLYPEWIDEEELYGAPSCPELPELAAAEAYDVVAVKLPCGRAASWSKDVARLHLQLAAARLAARHGRRRGAAADVLVVSRCFPAPNLFRCRDEVACDGDVRLYRPDAAELNRKLALPVGSCKLAMPFKALGEPYVSAAPHREAYATILHSEQLYACGALAAAQSIRMASGSGRDMVALVDETVGARQRGALEAAGWKVRAIRRIRNPRAARDAYNEWNYSKFWLWTLTEYERVIFLDADLLVQRPMEPLFAMPEVSATGNDGSYFNSGVMVVEPCACTFRLLAGHVGDIESYNGGDQGYLNEVFSWWHRLPSHANFMKHFWEGDTAERAAVRRRVLAADPPVALAVHFVGLKPWFCFRDYDCNWNVPALRQFASDEAHARWWEAHDAMPPRLRGFCLLDERQKALLRWDAARAREANASDGHWAVRIADPRRSMCAGDGEACRPREIAGRRVEGNRITTSYAKLIDTF from the exons ATGAGAGGCTTTGCTTGTGCTCATGCAGAGAAAAGGCATCGCTTAGACAGAACTTT TTTGAGCAAGAAGGATTGCATCGGAAGTTACTACGCCAAGGATGCCAAGTACAAGCCGTTCAGCGCGCTGCTGCCCGAGGGCTCCGGCGGCAAGATGCTCTACGTGaagctcgtcctcgtcctcctcatGTGCGGCTCCTTCATGGGCCTCCTCCACTCGCCGTCGATCCACCTCCCCGCCGATGAACAACGCCACACACA GTCAGAGGGGCCGAAGGCGAGCTGGATGTCGCACCCCGACGCGCCGAACTCGGGGTACGAGTCGAGCCTGAAGATCGAGTGGTCGCAGATTGAAACGGCGGTGAAACAAGTCGCTccggcggaggacggcggcgcgccgcgggTGGCCCTGCTCAActtcgacggcggcgaggtcgacgaATGGCGGGCGCGGCTGCCGCACACGGCGGCCTCGACGGTGCGCCTGGACCCCGTCGGGAGCAACGTCACCTGGGCGCACCTGTACCCGGAGTGGATCGACGAGGAGGAGCTGTACGGCGCGCCGTCGTGCCCGGAGCTCCcagagctggcggcggcggaggcgtacGACGTGGTCGCGGTGAAGCTGCCGTGCGGGCGCGCGGCCAGCTGGTCCAAGGACGTGGCGCGGCTGCACCTGCAGCTGGCCGCggcgcgcctcgccgcgcgccacggccggcggcggggcgcggccgcggACGTGCTCGTGGTGAGCCGGTGCTTCCCGGCGCCCAACCTGTTCAGGTGCCGGGACGAGGTGGCGTGCGACGGCGACGTGCGGCTGTACAGGCCGGACGCGGCCGAGCTGAACCGGAAGCTCGCGctgcccgtggggtcctgcaaGCTCGCCATGCCGTTCAAAGCCCTGG GGGAGCCGTACGTATCGGCGGCGCCGCATCGGGAGGCGTACGCGACGATCCTGCACTCGGAGCAGCTGTACGCGTGCggcgcgctggcggcggcgcagagcatcCGGATGGCGTCGGGGTCGGGGCGGGACATGGTGGCGCTGGTGGACGAGACGgtcggcgcgcggcagcggggcgcgctggaggcggcggggtggaAGGTGCGGGCGATCCGGCGCATCCGCAacccgcgggcggcgcgggacgCGTACAACGAGTGGAACTACAGCAAGTTCTGGCTGTGGACGCTGACGGAGTACGAGCGGGTCATCTTCCTAGACGCCGACCTGCTGGTGCAGCGGCCCATGGAGCCGCTGTTCGCGATGCCGGAGGTGAGCGCGACGGGGAACGACGGCAGCTACTTCAACTCGGGCGTGATGGTGGTGGAGCCCTGCGCGTGCACGTTCCGGCTGCTGGCGGGGCACGTCGGCGACATCGAGTCGTACAACGGCGGCGACCAGGGGTACCTCAACGAGGTGTTCTCGTGGTGGCACCGCCTGCCGTCGCACGCCAACTTCATGAAGCACTTCTGGGAGGGGGACACggcggagcgcgccgccgtccggcgCCGCGTCCTGGCGGCGGACCCGCCCGTCGCGCTCGCCGTGCACTTCGTCGGGCTCAAGCCCTGGTTCTGCTTCCGCGACTACGACTGCAACTGGAACGTGCCGGCGCTGCGCCAGTTCGCCAGCGACGAGGCGCACGCGCGGTGGTGGGAGGCGCACGACGCCATGCCGCCGCGCCTGCGCGGGTTCTGCCTGCTGGACGAGCGGCAGAAGGCGCTGCTGCGCTGGGACGCCGCGCGCGCCAGGGAGGCCAACGCCTCCGACGGCCACTGGGCCGTCCGGATCGCCGACCCGCGCCGGAGCAtgtgcgccggcgacggcgaggcctgTCGCCCGAGGGAGATCGCCGGCCGGCGGGTGGAGGGGAACCGGATCACCACGTCGTACGCCAAGCTCATCGACACTTTCTGA